The region GTTAGCATTTATAAAAAAATACATGACTGGAATGGCAGAAAATAATGATAGAATATTAGAAACTATCAATAATAACATCACAGGATGGAGCTTTGAAAGAATAGGAAATGTTGAAAAGGCACTATTAAAATGTTCTGTATATGAGCTTTTATGTGAAACTACTCCATATGAGATAGTTGTTAATGAGGTAGTAGAGTTAGCAAAAC is a window of Candidatus Fusobacterium pullicola DNA encoding:
- the nusB gene encoding transcription antitermination factor NusB, with product MSRRVAREELFKLVFESELKEESTKEVLDNYLKRDEVLTNENELAFIKKYMTGMAENNDRILETINNNITGWSFERIGNVEKALLKCSVYELLCETTPYEIVVNEVVELAKLYGDEKTSEFVNGVLAKIINNKK